One region of Oryza glaberrima chromosome 7, OglaRS2, whole genome shotgun sequence genomic DNA includes:
- the LOC127778881 gene encoding 1-Cys peroxiredoxin B, whose protein sequence is MPGLTLGDVVPDLELDTTHGKIRLHDFVGDAYAIIFSHPADFTPVCTTELSEMAGYAGEFDKRGVKLLGFSCDDVESHKDWIKDIEAYKPGRRVGFPIVADPDREAIRQLNMIDADEKDTAGGELPNRALHIVGPDKKVKLSFLFPACTGRNMAEVLRATDALLTAARHRVATPVNWKLGERVVIPPGVSDEEAKARFPAGFETAQLPSNKCYLRFTQVD, encoded by the exons ATGCCTGGACTCACCCTCGGCGACGTCGTCCCCGACCTGGAGCTCGACACCACCCACGGCAAGATCCGCCTCCACGACTTCGTCGGCGACGCCTACGCCATCATCTTCTCCCACCCCG CTGACTTCACGCCGGTCTGCACGACGGAGCTGTCGGAGATGGCGGGCTACGCCGGCGAGTTCGACAAGAGGGGCGTCAAGCTCCTCGGCTTCTCCTGCGACGACGTCGAGTCGCACAAGGACTGGATCAAGGACATCGAGGCCTACAAG CCTGGCCGCCGCGTCGGCTTCCCGATCGTCGCCGACCCGGACAGGGAGGCGATCAGGCAGCTCAACATGATCGACGCCGACGAGAAGgacaccgccggcggcgagctccccaACCGGGCGCTCCACATCGTCGGGCCGGACAAGAAGGTGAAGCTGAGCTTCCTGTTCCCGGCGTGCACGGGGCGGAACATGGCGGAGGTGCTGCGCGCGACGGACGCGCTGctgacggcggcgaggcaccGGGTGGCGACGCCGGTGAACTGGAAGCTCGGCGAGCGCGTCGTCATCCCCCCCGGCGTCTCCGACGAGGAGGCCAAGGCGAGGTTCCCGGCCGGGTTCGAGACCGCCCAGCTGCCCTCCAACAAGTGCTACCTCCGCTTCACCCAGGTGGACTGA
- the LOC127778405 gene encoding uncharacterized protein LOC127778405, producing MEPTGRIVFATVGVTNFGFDVFSAAVPLPPMEEDAERRHTDGVSVNFNAQFVDDGGEEVAFVSERGGAAGLFRCRPGPEQRAEPLPTVEGSLFHDRPTVRGGRLYFVSAHEQPPAPFRSWAAVYATEIGSKETVRVSPPGVVDMSPAVSDSGELVAVASYGDRPWAFDFRVLETEVAVFRAADPARRVVVVGRGGWPTWHGEGTVFFHRVADDGWWSVFRVDVSPETLEPTGGERRVTPPGLHCFTPAAVGRGGGGRWIAVATRRKGRAQRHVELFDLETESFSPLTERLNPELHHYNPFFSPSGDRVGYHRFRGAGARGDSVVPYLQPVRSPVSSLRMLRVYGTFPSFSPDAAHLAMNGDFFKTPGVTILRSDGAKRWVLTREPNLFYTSWSPAESGVIFTSMGPIFETTKATVRIARLEFDAGELTTGRDEVAATLKVLTRPEAGNDAFPAVSPCGKWVVFRSGRSGHKNLYIVDAAHGEDVGAGEGTIRRLTDGEWIDTMPSWSPDGSLIAFSSNRHDPTNAAVFSIYLVRPDGSGLRRVHVAGPAGSAAADRERINHVCFSPDSRWLLFTANFGGVMAEPISAPNQFQPYGDLYVCRLDGSGLVRLTCNAYENGTPAWGPASSPAAGLESLSLGPGAGDESLGEFDEPLWLTCDV from the coding sequence ATGGAGCCCACCGGCAGGATCGTCTTCGCCACCGTCGGCGTCACCAACTTCGGCTTCGACGtcttctccgccgccgtgcCACTGCCGCCGATGGAGGAGGACGCCGAGCGCCGCCACACGGACGGCGTATCCGTGAACTTCAACGCGCAGTTCGTCGACGATggcggggaggaggtggcgTTCGTGTcggagcgaggcggcgcggcggggctgTTCCGGTGCCGGCCGGGGCCCGAGCAGCGGGCCGAGCCGCTGCCGACGGTGGAGGGGAGCCTGTTCCATGACCGCCCGACGGTGAGGGGCGGGAGGTTGTACTTCGTCTCCGCCCAcgagcagccgccggcgccgttcaGGAGCTGGGCGGCGGTGTACGCGACGGAGATTGGGAGCAAGGAGACGGTGCGGGTGAGTCCTCCGGGCGTCGTGGACATGAGCCCCGCCGTGTCGGACTCCggggagctcgtcgccgtcgcgtcgtacGGGGATCGGCCGTGGGCGTTCGACTTCCGCGTGCTGGAGACGGAGGTCGCCGTCTTCCGCGCCGCCGATCCGGCCAGGCGCGTCGTCGTGGTGGGGCGCGGTGGGTGGCCGACGTGGCACGGCGAGGGCACGGTCTTCTTCCAccgcgtcgccgacgacggGTGGTGGAGCGTGTTCCGGGTGGACGTCTCGCCCGAGACCCTCGagcccaccggcggcgagcggcgagtgACGCCTCCCGGGCTGCACTGCTTCACTCCCGCCGcggtcggccgcggcggcggcgggcggtggatCGCCGTGGCGACGCGGCGGAAGGGGCGCGCGCAGCGGCACGTCGAGCTGTTCGACCTCGAGACGGAGAGCTTCTCCCCGCTCACCGAGCGCCTCAACCCGGAGCTCCACCACTACAACCCCTTCTTCTCCCCGTCCGGCGACCGCGTCGGGTACCACCGcttccgcggcgccggcgcgcggggGGACTCGGTGGTGCCCTACCTGCAGCCGGTGCGGAGCCCGGTGAGCTCGCTCCGGATGCTGCGCGTGTACGGCACGTTCCCGTCGTTCTCGCCGGACGCGGCGCACCTCGCCATGAACGGCGACTTCTTCAAGACGCCGGGCGTCACCATCCTCCGATCCGACGGCGCCAAGCGGTGGGTGCTCACGCGGGAGCCCAACCTGTTCTACACGTCGTGGAGCCCCGCCGAGAGCGGGGTCATCTTCACCTCCATGGGCCCCATCTTCGAGACCACCAAAGCGACGGTGAGGATCGCGCGGCTGGAgttcgacgccggcgagctcaccACCGGCCGCGACGAGGTCGCGGCCACGCTCAAGGTGCTCACCCGGCCGGAGGCCGGCAACGACGCGTTCCCGGCGGTGTCGCCGTGCGGGAAGTGGGTGGTGTTCCGGTCAGGCCGCTCCGGCCACAAGAACCTCTACATCGTCGACGCGGCGCACGGCGAggacgtcggcgccggcgaggggacGATCCGGCGGCTGACCGACGGCGAGTGGATCGACACGATGCCGAGCTGGTCGCCGGACGGGAGCCTGATCGCGTTCTCCTCCAATCGCCACGACCCGACGAACGCCGCCGTGTTCAGCATCTACCTGGTCCGGCCAGACGGCTCCGGGCTCCGCCGCGTCCACGTCGCCGGGCCGgcggggagcgcggcggcggacaggGAGCGGATCAACCACGTGTGCTTCAGCCCGGACTCGCGGTGGCTGCTGTTCACGGCCAACTTCGGCGGCGTGATGGCGGAGCCCATCTCGGCGCCGAACCAGTTCCAGCCGTACGGCGACCTGTACGTGTGCCGGCTCGACGGCTCGGGGTTGGTCAGGCTCACCTGCAACGCCTACGAGAACGGCACGCCGGCGTGGGgcccggcgagctcgccggcggcggggctggaGTCGCTGTCGCTGGGCCCGGGCGCCGGGGACGAGTCGCTGGGCGAGTTTGATGAGCCGCTCTGGCTCACTTGCGACGTCTGA
- the LOC127778882 gene encoding 1-Cys peroxiredoxin A has protein sequence MPGLTIGDTVPNLELDSTHGKIRIHDFVGDTYVILFSHPGDFTPVCTTELAAMAGYAKEFDKRGVKLLGISCDDVQSHKDWIKDIEAYKPGNRVTYPIMADPSREAIKQLNMVDPDEKDSNGGHLPSRALHIVGPDKKVKLSFLYPSCVGRNMDEVVRAVDALQTAAKHAVATPVNWKPGERVVIPPGVSDDEAKEKFPQGFDTADLPSGKGYLRFTKVG, from the exons ATGCCAGGGCTCACCATCGGCGACACCGTCCCCAACCTGGAGCTGGACTCCACCCACGGCAAGATCCGCATCCACGACTTCGTCGGCGACACCTATGTCATCCTCTTCTCCCACCCCG GCGACTTCACCCCGGTCTGCACCACGGAGCTGGCAGCCATGGCCGGCTACGCCAAGGAGTTCGACAAGAGGGGCGTCAAGCTGCTCGGCATCTCCTGCGACGACGTGCAGTCTCACAAGGACTGGATCAAGGACATCGAGGCCTACAAG CCTGGGAACCGCGTGACGTACCCGATCATGGCCGATCCGAGCCGCGAGGCCATCAAGCAGCTGAACATGGTCGACCCGGACGAGAAGGATTCCAACGGCGGCCACCTCCCGTCCCGCGCGCTGCACATCGTCGGCCCCGACAAGAAGGTGAAGCTGAGCTTCCTGTACCCGTCGTGCGTGGGGCGGAACATGGATGAGGTGGTGCGTGCGGTCGACGCGCTGCAGACCGCGGCGAAGCACGCGGTGGCGACGCCGGTGAACTGGAAGCCCGGCGAGCGCGTCGTCATCCCTCCCGGCGTCTCCGACGACGAGGCGAAGGAGAAGTTCCCCCAGGGGTTCGACACCGCCGACCTGCCGTCCGGCAAGGGCTACCTCCGCTTCACCAAGGTCGGCTAG
- the LOC127780482 gene encoding dirigent protein 5-like yields the protein MATWSNASSLIVAAVILLGLSSASVAHGRRGRRSFVSSYDEPCMEMRLYLHDIIYDYSNSTSNSTSAAATKPTPLSTAVSNPGYFFGEMVVFNDPMTEGRALPPSPAMEEETAVRAQGVYLYDKKEAPNAWFAFSVVFNSTGRRGTLNLMGADLMSEKTRDLSVVGGTGDFFMSRGVATLSTDEASADLSYFRVKVDIKLYECYV from the coding sequence ATGGCAACTTGGTCCAATGCGTCGTCTCTGATCGTCGCCGCCGTAATTCTGCTTGGCCTCAGCTCGGCAAGCGTCGCGCATGGCCGCCGCGGCAGGAGGAGCTTCGTCTCCAGCTACGACGAGCCGTGCATGGAGATGAGGCTGTACCTCCACGACATCATCTACGACTACAGTAACAGCACCTCCAActccacgtcggcggcggccaccaagCCGACGCCGCTGAGCACCGCCGTGTCCAACCCCGGCTACTTCTTCGGCGAGATGGTGGTGTTCAACGACCCCAtgacggaggggagggcgctgccgccgtcgccggcgatggaggaggagacggcagTGCGCGCGCAGGGGGTCTACCTCTACGACAAGAAGGAGGCGCCCAACGCGTGGTTCGCCTTCTCCGTGGTGTTCAACTCCACGGGGCGCCGCGGCACGCTCAACCTGATGGGCGCCGACCTCATGTCGGAGAAGACGAGGGACCTCTCCGTCGTGGGTGGCACCGGCGACTTCTTCATGTCCCGCGGCGTCGCCACGCTCAGCACCGACGAGGCCTCGGCGGACTTGTCATACTTCCGGGTGAAGGTGGACATCAAGCTCTACGAATGCTACGTCTGA